Proteins encoded within one genomic window of Zestosphaera sp.:
- a CDS encoding MBL fold metallo-hydrolase, protein MVLIRWHGHACFELIDSDGFSIVIDPHDGASLGLPAPKARADAVLVTHEHFDHNAYQLVRKDEGRVYSMQKGEFKVGKHRALGVEAYHDRFKGRRRGRVIMYLVEVEGLRLLHVGDLGDMPEPAVLNALREPHILFVPVGGTFTLEPEEAVEFVKVVAPKAVVPMHYWLEGVTLPLKPLDHFLSLAGHEVVRVGREWSVSPGKLVEWPSARVVVFSIK, encoded by the coding sequence ATGGTTTTAATCAGGTGGCACGGTCACGCGTGCTTCGAGCTGATCGATAGCGACGGCTTCTCCATAGTCATTGATCCCCACGACGGGGCCAGCCTAGGACTGCCTGCCCCCAAGGCTAGGGCTGACGCCGTCTTAGTGACTCACGAGCACTTCGACCACAACGCATACCAACTGGTTAGGAAGGATGAGGGAAGAGTGTATTCCATGCAGAAAGGGGAATTCAAAGTGGGAAAACACAGGGCCCTCGGGGTCGAGGCCTACCATGACAGGTTTAAGGGGAGGAGAAGGGGGAGAGTGATTATGTATCTAGTTGAGGTGGAGGGTCTCAGACTCCTTCACGTGGGCGATCTAGGGGACATGCCTGAGCCGGCGGTGTTGAACGCCTTGAGAGAACCACACATACTCTTCGTGCCGGTTGGCGGGACCTTCACTCTAGAGCCGGAAGAGGCGGTTGAGTTCGTTAAGGTCGTGGCACCTAAGGCGGTGGTTCCCATGCATTACTGGTTGGAGGGGGTCACACTCCCCCTGAAGCCCTTGGACCATTTCCTCAGTCTAGCGGGCCACGAGGTCGTTAGGGTCGGTAGAGAGTGGAGCGTCTCACCGGGCAAGCTAGTTGAGTGGCCCTCCGCTAGGGTTGTAGTCTTCTCGATTAAATGA